One genomic window of Cheilinus undulatus linkage group 7, ASM1832078v1, whole genome shotgun sequence includes the following:
- the smx5 gene encoding smx5, with translation MLFYSFFKSLVGKDVVVELKNDLSICGTLHSVDQYLNIKLTDISVTDPEKYPHMLSVKNCFIRGSVVRYVQLPADEVDTQLLQDAARKEAMQQKQ, from the exons ATG CTTTTCTACTCGTTTTTCAAGTCGCTGGTGGGGAAGGATGTTGTTGTGGAGCTCAAAAATGACCTGAG CATCTGTGGGACACTTCACTCTGTTGACCAG taTTTGAACATAAAACTCACAGACATCAGTGTCACAGATCCAGAGAAGTACCCACACATG ctGTCTGTGAAGAACTGTTTCATCCGTGGATCCGTGGTCCGGTACGTTCAGCTGCCAGCAGATGAAGTGGACACACAGCTGCTGCAAGATGCTGCACGAAAAGAAGCCATGCAGCAGAAGCAGTGA
- the bcl6aa gene encoding BCL6A transcription repressor a isoform X2, whose translation MQEVSRKALPELDKMACAADSCIQFTRHASDVLLNLNRLRSRDILTDVTILVNRQQFRAHKTVLMACSGLFYTIFTDSHKCNLNAISLDPKVDPEGFAILLEFMYTSRLTLKESLIMAIMNTAIYLQMDHVVDTCHRFIKSSDPAAKLPRDEFLVSPLVLPQDVHAYRPHDVVDSLHSRVAPFRDGRPYGSNMFNGVSTPSNYHLYGQFPMPGFPFPLCKLTDAKNAFADLSKSALHHKHCSPHDSANLIRAEYSRAVGTSTSSIIHSTTYASREVGRDEEMRKESHEGVSQSITLATRKRAFPVLTLEHQKDSGKDHAPQAEEDLIHQHYPLGISSAGRKSLMSSPQSPLKSDCQPNSPTESSSSKNAGLSQTSGVQNLQGTQDPKARNWKKYKFIVLNQSAKEEEVGLRDPGLRSPQRLGMQPYLHPSDSENLDPQSTSKSSDHSEDLPVPQASRLNNIISSALEGSLRGSDGHPPHYLSRLNCSSCGTPSSQHSDVCPNSSRSRLAEDMAELHSEYSDSSCENGTFFCNECDSKFAEDEALKQHMLQVHSDKPYKCDRCQAAFRYKGNLASHKTVHTGEKPYRCNICGAQFNRPANLKTHTRIHSGEKPYKCETCGARFVQVAHLRAHVLIHTGEKPYPCEICGTRFRHLQTLKSHLRIHTGEKPYHCEKCNLHFRHKSQLRLHLRQKHGAITNTKIQYRMSTVEMPTDLTKTC comes from the exons ATGCAAGAAGTTTCTAGGAAAGCGCTACcag AACTTGACAAAATGGCTTGCGCAGCAGACAGCTGCATACAGTTCACACGCCATGCAAGTGATGTCCTGCTCAACCTGAACCGACTGCGGAGCCGAGATATCCTCACTGATGTCACCATCCTGGTTAACAGGCAGCAGTTTCGTGCACATAAGACTGTTCTCATGGCTTGCAG TGGGCTGTTTTACACCATCTTTACTGACTCCCACAAGTGCAACCTTAATGCTATCAGTTTGGACCCAAAGGTGGACCCAGAGGGTTTTGCCATCCTGCTGGAATTCATGTACACATCCCGTCTCACGCTGAAGGAGAGTCTGATTATGGCCATCATGAACACAGCCATCTACTTGCAGATGGACCATGTTGTGGACACCTGTCACAGATTCATTAAATCCAG TGATCCGGCTGCTAAGCTGCCCAGAGACGAGTTTCTGGTCAGTCCGTTGGTTTTACCTCAGGACGTCCATGCTTACCGGCCCCATGATGTTGTTGACAGTTTGCACAGCCGTGTAGCTCCTTTCAGGGATGGGAGGCCCTATGGCTCCAACATGTTCAACGGGGTCAGCACCCCCAGCAACTACCATCTCTATGGGCAGTTTCCCATGCCAGGGTTCCCCTTCCCTCTCTGCAAGCTCACTGATGCCAAAAACGCTTTTGCTGACCTCTCAAAGAGCGCTCTCCACCACAAGCATTGTTCTCCACACGACAGCGCCAACCTCATCAGGGCAGAGTACAGCAGGGCGGTCGGCACCAGCACCTCCAGCATTATTCACTCCACCACCTACGCTTCCAGGGAGGTAGGGAGAGACGAAGAGATGAGGAAGGAAAGCCACGAGGGGGTCAGCCAGTCTATCACTCTCGCTACGAGGAAGCGTGCGTTTCCTGTGCTCACCCTGGAGCACCAGAAAGACTCGGGCAAAGATCACGCTCCCCAGGCAGAGGAAGACCTGATCCATCAGCACTACCCACTGGGAATCTCCTCCGCTGGACGCAAGAGCCTCATGAGCAGCCCACAGAGCCCCCTCAAATCAGACTGCCAGCCCAACTCCCCAACAGAGTCCAGCAGCAGCAAGAACGCCGGACTCTCCCAAACCAGCGGGGTGCAAAATCTGCAAGGAACGCAGGATCCCAAGGCTCGCAACTGGAAGAAGTACAAGTTCATTGTGCTAAATCAGAGCGctaaagaggaggaggtggggctGCGGGATCCCGGGCTGCGCTCACCTCAGAGACTAGGCATGCAACCATACCTCCACCCTAGCGACTCGGAAAACCTCGACCCACAGAGCACGAGCAAGAGCAGCGATCACAGCGAGGACCTACCTGTGCCCCAGGCCAGTCGTCTCAATAACATCATAAGCAg TGCACTAGAAGGATCACTAAGAGGCAGTGACGGCCACCCTCCACACTACTTGAGCCGCCTGAACTGTTCCTCCTGCGGCACCCCGTCATCTCAGCACTCAGACGTCTGCCCCAACTCTTCCAGGTCCCGACTAGCAGAGGACATGGCAGAGCTGCACTCTGAATACTCTGACTCCAGTTGTG AAAACGGTACATTCTTCTGTAACGAATGTGACTCCAAATTCGCCGAAGACGAAGCGCTGAAGCAACACATGCTTCAAGTTCACAGCGATAAGCCATACAAGTGTGACCGCTGCCAGGCTGCTTTTCGCTATAAGGGCAACCTCGCCAGCCACAAGACTGTCCACACAG gAGAGAAACCGTATCGCTGTAATATCTGTGGTGCTCAGTTTAACAGACCAGCTAACCTCAAGACTCACACTCGCATCCACTCAGGAGAGAAGCCATACAAATGTGAGACATGCGGAGCTCGTTTTGTACAG gtTGCTCATCTGCGTGCTCATGTGTTGATCCACACGGGAGAGAAGCCGTATCCGTGCGAGATCTGTGGGACACGCTTCCGTCACCTGCAGACGTTGAAGAGCCACCTGCGTATCCACACGGGAGAAAAGCCCTACCAT TGTGAGAAATGCAACTTGCACTTCCGCCACAAGAGTCAGCTCCGGCTGCATCTCCGACAGAAGCATGGCGCCATCACCAACACAAAGATCCAGTACCGTATGTCGACGGTGGAAATGCCGACTGACTTGACAAAGACGTGCTGA
- the bcl6aa gene encoding BCL6A transcription repressor a isoform X1 produces the protein MTHQQNKTLKTCSESFYIFAELDKMACAADSCIQFTRHASDVLLNLNRLRSRDILTDVTILVNRQQFRAHKTVLMACSGLFYTIFTDSHKCNLNAISLDPKVDPEGFAILLEFMYTSRLTLKESLIMAIMNTAIYLQMDHVVDTCHRFIKSSDPAAKLPRDEFLVSPLVLPQDVHAYRPHDVVDSLHSRVAPFRDGRPYGSNMFNGVSTPSNYHLYGQFPMPGFPFPLCKLTDAKNAFADLSKSALHHKHCSPHDSANLIRAEYSRAVGTSTSSIIHSTTYASREVGRDEEMRKESHEGVSQSITLATRKRAFPVLTLEHQKDSGKDHAPQAEEDLIHQHYPLGISSAGRKSLMSSPQSPLKSDCQPNSPTESSSSKNAGLSQTSGVQNLQGTQDPKARNWKKYKFIVLNQSAKEEEVGLRDPGLRSPQRLGMQPYLHPSDSENLDPQSTSKSSDHSEDLPVPQASRLNNIISSALEGSLRGSDGHPPHYLSRLNCSSCGTPSSQHSDVCPNSSRSRLAEDMAELHSEYSDSSCENGTFFCNECDSKFAEDEALKQHMLQVHSDKPYKCDRCQAAFRYKGNLASHKTVHTGEKPYRCNICGAQFNRPANLKTHTRIHSGEKPYKCETCGARFVQVAHLRAHVLIHTGEKPYPCEICGTRFRHLQTLKSHLRIHTGEKPYHCEKCNLHFRHKSQLRLHLRQKHGAITNTKIQYRMSTVEMPTDLTKTC, from the exons ATGACGCAtcagcaaaataaaacacttaaaacttGTTCTGAAAGTTTTTATATCTTTGCAGAACTTGACAAAATGGCTTGCGCAGCAGACAGCTGCATACAGTTCACACGCCATGCAAGTGATGTCCTGCTCAACCTGAACCGACTGCGGAGCCGAGATATCCTCACTGATGTCACCATCCTGGTTAACAGGCAGCAGTTTCGTGCACATAAGACTGTTCTCATGGCTTGCAG TGGGCTGTTTTACACCATCTTTACTGACTCCCACAAGTGCAACCTTAATGCTATCAGTTTGGACCCAAAGGTGGACCCAGAGGGTTTTGCCATCCTGCTGGAATTCATGTACACATCCCGTCTCACGCTGAAGGAGAGTCTGATTATGGCCATCATGAACACAGCCATCTACTTGCAGATGGACCATGTTGTGGACACCTGTCACAGATTCATTAAATCCAG TGATCCGGCTGCTAAGCTGCCCAGAGACGAGTTTCTGGTCAGTCCGTTGGTTTTACCTCAGGACGTCCATGCTTACCGGCCCCATGATGTTGTTGACAGTTTGCACAGCCGTGTAGCTCCTTTCAGGGATGGGAGGCCCTATGGCTCCAACATGTTCAACGGGGTCAGCACCCCCAGCAACTACCATCTCTATGGGCAGTTTCCCATGCCAGGGTTCCCCTTCCCTCTCTGCAAGCTCACTGATGCCAAAAACGCTTTTGCTGACCTCTCAAAGAGCGCTCTCCACCACAAGCATTGTTCTCCACACGACAGCGCCAACCTCATCAGGGCAGAGTACAGCAGGGCGGTCGGCACCAGCACCTCCAGCATTATTCACTCCACCACCTACGCTTCCAGGGAGGTAGGGAGAGACGAAGAGATGAGGAAGGAAAGCCACGAGGGGGTCAGCCAGTCTATCACTCTCGCTACGAGGAAGCGTGCGTTTCCTGTGCTCACCCTGGAGCACCAGAAAGACTCGGGCAAAGATCACGCTCCCCAGGCAGAGGAAGACCTGATCCATCAGCACTACCCACTGGGAATCTCCTCCGCTGGACGCAAGAGCCTCATGAGCAGCCCACAGAGCCCCCTCAAATCAGACTGCCAGCCCAACTCCCCAACAGAGTCCAGCAGCAGCAAGAACGCCGGACTCTCCCAAACCAGCGGGGTGCAAAATCTGCAAGGAACGCAGGATCCCAAGGCTCGCAACTGGAAGAAGTACAAGTTCATTGTGCTAAATCAGAGCGctaaagaggaggaggtggggctGCGGGATCCCGGGCTGCGCTCACCTCAGAGACTAGGCATGCAACCATACCTCCACCCTAGCGACTCGGAAAACCTCGACCCACAGAGCACGAGCAAGAGCAGCGATCACAGCGAGGACCTACCTGTGCCCCAGGCCAGTCGTCTCAATAACATCATAAGCAg TGCACTAGAAGGATCACTAAGAGGCAGTGACGGCCACCCTCCACACTACTTGAGCCGCCTGAACTGTTCCTCCTGCGGCACCCCGTCATCTCAGCACTCAGACGTCTGCCCCAACTCTTCCAGGTCCCGACTAGCAGAGGACATGGCAGAGCTGCACTCTGAATACTCTGACTCCAGTTGTG AAAACGGTACATTCTTCTGTAACGAATGTGACTCCAAATTCGCCGAAGACGAAGCGCTGAAGCAACACATGCTTCAAGTTCACAGCGATAAGCCATACAAGTGTGACCGCTGCCAGGCTGCTTTTCGCTATAAGGGCAACCTCGCCAGCCACAAGACTGTCCACACAG gAGAGAAACCGTATCGCTGTAATATCTGTGGTGCTCAGTTTAACAGACCAGCTAACCTCAAGACTCACACTCGCATCCACTCAGGAGAGAAGCCATACAAATGTGAGACATGCGGAGCTCGTTTTGTACAG gtTGCTCATCTGCGTGCTCATGTGTTGATCCACACGGGAGAGAAGCCGTATCCGTGCGAGATCTGTGGGACACGCTTCCGTCACCTGCAGACGTTGAAGAGCCACCTGCGTATCCACACGGGAGAAAAGCCCTACCAT TGTGAGAAATGCAACTTGCACTTCCGCCACAAGAGTCAGCTCCGGCTGCATCTCCGACAGAAGCATGGCGCCATCACCAACACAAAGATCCAGTACCGTATGTCGACGGTGGAAATGCCGACTGACTTGACAAAGACGTGCTGA